Proteins from one Deinococcus actinosclerus genomic window:
- a CDS encoding AHH domain-containing protein, whose translation MFKERKQAPPGAAQAGPVKAEPKLPPARPPQVAVQARRTVHRRARPALGGHVQAFAAAQRQATRLLKPPAVKVAALPQGQAAAPNPPGQVRAREVRLPPPARLNVLPVPKVAVPARVPQGTQFAALPVSRERVRAAGVPYTHVKRKLAAQRRASSALARAFVGRGARQVGIVRAQGQTAQRAVQAAAARAGAQVDAAASAQGRVLRAGVAAQRARVLSRAASVRAGLTARRAAALAALPQATQAARAKVQDSYTQALQAARTDANTQKQAVRAKYTRMTPAYLAAGDEVGAEARSRAEAQAAAYESHVTGQDDSLLDGPLTDNRWKARAGAARDVGAAYAPGFRDQAQEEAEHLTGPGGGLEKDLKNIDLALRDTERLLREHLTASTRRLTARETQARAQATQAYAGLSAALQTQLAATLRGLDGVQGAQLAAIAAQAGAQRGALDTQAQRASAAIGRSLTGLAGGLERQLHAFDAQVRRAPAPDPKDLAATLNRAQAGIVGGVRRAQVAARQGTTQVTASLSRGAAQAGQALGGVARAGVTQAGGQAAGFDQGMQGLLTQVLATFRALTQAHAQGAQQDSQLTGRTLSSLERGLSTLYARALAGLPQELRATLPPLREGLRGNFPQEDAAIRENAEKAAAQVQPRWKGWVKIALMVAVIIVVAVVAGPAVIGAVGAMAGALGAGAAAGAVGAVVGGALVGAASGAVIQMANNAVDNIGVDARFQKGLFEGVGKAALIGAVGGALGGAGGLIAGKLGAAGLLGSGLTQKAGTFAVGTTFDLGGNVLGDVMNGASLGDALKNLSNPETLMMLAIGTGVGAAATRLPGRAGQLQSRAHAAGERVGTAAGDRVNHLTGNPHGTVPTRVNPQLPAGTPGRISGHTQGRTAVELSPHAAPRDAALHDQYARQARQENSPLSRVADRVRTLLGSGAPIRPGTRRWELGVEAAKHQDMAHWRFQEAGRLPKTSPQRQRLLQEAHDLQRLAQEYEQAAARADGQTLIDESVIEGRRKLYANHPEIEGLLGKPFDAAALPDRYVTFEVEGGRKVVGRLNADGTFDMKAAILLVRPDGTVQVNPSNRITYDYIQKYQLDPGARADIDFGLDGHTIHHLIPDKVSTSNPLCVKAMELIGYSPDRMTNYHEMPMRNLYRLLDGQEVGHWSHHSRYDTEVVIPALQDAQNALVADFGPLHTWTEQHPRVAEIRAALRHELNGIEAALKQRIIDGNVPMTTENTAGNKGRIR comes from the coding sequence ATGTTCAAGGAACGCAAGCAGGCCCCCCCGGGGGCGGCGCAGGCGGGTCCGGTGAAGGCCGAGCCGAAGCTGCCGCCCGCGCGGCCGCCCCAGGTGGCGGTGCAGGCCCGCCGGACGGTGCACCGCCGCGCGCGCCCCGCGCTGGGCGGGCACGTGCAGGCGTTCGCGGCGGCGCAGCGGCAGGCGACGCGACTGCTCAAGCCTCCGGCAGTGAAGGTGGCGGCCCTCCCGCAGGGGCAGGCGGCGGCGCCGAACCCACCCGGGCAGGTCCGGGCGCGTGAGGTGCGGCTCCCGCCGCCCGCCAGACTGAACGTGCTGCCTGTTCCCAAGGTGGCGGTACCGGCGCGCGTGCCGCAGGGCACGCAGTTCGCGGCGCTGCCGGTCAGCCGGGAGCGGGTGCGGGCGGCGGGCGTGCCGTACACGCACGTGAAGAGGAAACTGGCGGCGCAGCGGCGGGCGTCGAGCGCACTGGCGCGGGCGTTCGTGGGGCGCGGCGCGCGGCAGGTGGGGATCGTGCGGGCGCAGGGGCAGACGGCGCAGCGGGCGGTGCAGGCGGCGGCGGCGCGGGCCGGCGCGCAGGTGGACGCCGCGGCGTCCGCGCAGGGGCGCGTCCTGCGGGCCGGGGTCGCGGCGCAGAGGGCGCGCGTCCTGAGCCGCGCCGCGTCCGTGCGCGCGGGCCTGACTGCCCGGCGGGCGGCGGCCCTGGCCGCCCTGCCCCAGGCCACCCAGGCCGCCCGGGCGAAGGTGCAGGACAGTTACACGCAGGCCCTTCAGGCGGCGCGGACGGACGCGAACACCCAGAAGCAGGCGGTGCGGGCCAAGTACACCCGTATGACGCCCGCGTATCTGGCCGCCGGGGATGAGGTCGGGGCGGAGGCCCGCTCGCGCGCCGAGGCGCAGGCCGCCGCGTACGAGTCGCACGTGACCGGGCAGGATGACAGCCTACTCGACGGGCCGCTGACCGACAACCGCTGGAAGGCCCGGGCGGGCGCGGCGCGGGATGTGGGCGCGGCGTACGCGCCGGGCTTCCGTGATCAGGCGCAGGAGGAGGCAGAGCACCTGACTGGTCCGGGCGGCGGGCTGGAGAAGGACCTGAAGAACATCGACCTGGCGCTGCGGGACACCGAGCGGCTGCTGCGCGAGCACCTGACGGCCAGCACGCGCCGCCTCACGGCGCGCGAGACGCAGGCGCGGGCGCAGGCGACGCAGGCGTACGCGGGCCTGAGCGCCGCGCTTCAGACCCAGCTGGCGGCGACCTTGCGCGGCCTGGACGGTGTGCAGGGCGCGCAGCTGGCCGCCATCGCCGCGCAGGCGGGCGCGCAGCGGGGGGCGCTGGATACCCAGGCGCAGCGGGCGTCGGCGGCCATCGGGCGGAGTCTCACGGGTCTCGCCGGCGGGCTGGAGCGGCAACTGCACGCGTTCGACGCACAGGTGCGCCGCGCGCCCGCCCCGGACCCGAAGGACCTGGCGGCCACCCTGAACCGCGCGCAGGCGGGCATCGTGGGTGGCGTGCGGCGCGCGCAGGTGGCCGCGCGGCAGGGCACCACGCAGGTCACGGCGTCCCTCAGCCGGGGGGCGGCGCAGGCCGGTCAGGCGCTGGGAGGCGTGGCCCGCGCGGGGGTCACGCAGGCGGGCGGTCAGGCGGCCGGGTTCGATCAGGGCATGCAGGGCCTGCTCACGCAGGTGCTCGCGACCTTCAGGGCGCTGACGCAGGCGCACGCGCAGGGCGCGCAGCAGGACTCGCAGCTCACCGGCAGGACCCTGAGCAGCCTGGAGCGGGGCCTGTCGACGCTGTACGCCAGGGCCCTGGCTGGCCTACCGCAGGAATTGCGCGCCACCCTGCCGCCGCTGCGTGAGGGGTTGCGTGGGAACTTCCCGCAGGAGGACGCCGCCATCCGCGAGAACGCCGAGAAGGCGGCCGCGCAGGTGCAGCCCCGCTGGAAGGGCTGGGTGAAGATCGCCCTGATGGTCGCCGTGATCATCGTCGTGGCGGTCGTGGCGGGCCCCGCCGTGATCGGCGCGGTCGGGGCCATGGCGGGCGCACTGGGCGCCGGCGCCGCGGCCGGGGCGGTCGGCGCCGTGGTGGGCGGGGCGCTGGTCGGCGCGGCCAGCGGCGCCGTCATCCAGATGGCGAACAACGCCGTGGACAACATCGGCGTGGACGCCAGATTCCAGAAGGGTCTCTTCGAGGGGGTGGGGAAGGCCGCCCTGATCGGCGCGGTGGGCGGCGCCCTGGGCGGCGCGGGCGGCCTGATCGCCGGGAAGCTGGGCGCGGCGGGCCTGCTCGGCAGCGGCCTGACCCAGAAGGCCGGGACGTTCGCGGTCGGGACCACCTTCGACCTGGGCGGCAACGTCCTGGGGGACGTCATGAACGGCGCGTCCCTGGGGGACGCCCTGAAGAACCTCAGCAACCCCGAGACGCTGATGATGCTGGCCATCGGCACCGGCGTCGGCGCGGCCGCCACCCGCCTCCCGGGCCGCGCCGGGCAGCTCCAGAGCCGCGCGCACGCGGCCGGCGAGCGGGTCGGTACCGCCGCGGGCGACCGCGTGAACCACCTGACGGGCAACCCGCACGGCACGGTTCCCACCCGCGTCAATCCTCAGCTCCCGGCCGGGACGCCCGGGCGCATCTCCGGGCACACGCAGGGCCGCACGGCCGTGGAGCTCAGCCCGCACGCCGCGCCGCGGGACGCCGCCCTGCACGATCAGTACGCGCGGCAGGCGCGGCAGGAGAACAGTCCGCTCAGCCGCGTGGCGGACAGGGTCCGGACGCTGCTCGGCAGCGGCGCACCCATCCGGCCCGGCACGCGCCGCTGGGAGCTGGGCGTGGAGGCCGCCAAGCATCAGGACATGGCGCACTGGCGGTTCCAGGAGGCCGGGCGCCTTCCGAAGACGTCCCCGCAGCGCCAGCGGCTGCTGCAGGAAGCGCATGACCTGCAGCGGCTCGCGCAGGAGTACGAGCAGGCCGCCGCGCGGGCCGACGGGCAGACCCTCATCGATGAGAGCGTCATCGAGGGCCGCAGGAAGCTGTACGCCAACCACCCGGAAATCGAGGGGCTGCTGGGCAAACCCTTCGACGCCGCGGCGCTCCCGGACCGGTACGTGACGTTCGAGGTCGAGGGAGGCCGCAAGGTGGTGGGCCGCCTCAACGCGGACGGCACCTTCGACATGAAGGCCGCCATTCTCCTCGTCCGCCCGGACGGCACCGTGCAGGTCAACCCCAGCAACCGCATCACGTACGACTACATCCAGAAGTACCAGCTGGACCCTGGCGCGCGGGCCGACATCGACTTCGGGCTGGACGGGCACACGATCCACCACCTGATCCCGGACAAGGTCAGCACCTCCAACCCGCTGTGCGTGAAGGCCATGGAACTCATCGGGTACAGCCCCGACCGCATGACCAACTACCACGAGATGCCCATGCGGAACCTCTACCGCCTCCTGGACGGGCAGGAGGTCGGGCACTGGTCCCACCACAGCCGCTACGATACGGAAGTCGTCATTCCGGCCCTTCAGGACGCGCAGAATGCCCTGGTGGCGGACTTCGGGCCCCTGCACACCTGGACTGAGCAGCACCCGCGCGTTGCGGAGATCCGCGCGGCGCTGCGGCACGAACTGAACGGTATCGAGGCGGCACTCAAGCAGCGGATCATCGACGGGAACGTCCCCATGACGACCGAGAACACCGCAGGCAATAAAGGACGCATCCGATGA